ATTACAAAGCCCCCACATGTGCTGTAGATGTTACAGCATTACTTCTCCATTTCCTTCTGCAGCTACCTGAACCAACTGGATAGGATATGTGCTCCCGGCTACCTCCCCAACGAACAGGATGTATTGCGATCACGAGTTAAGACCACAGGTATCATAGAGACAAAGTTCGGTGTCAAAGACCTCAACTTCAGGTGAGAAAGAAAACCCTTCTAGGTAGCCCTCCTTGTTCTTTATTCAATCATAGCACATTCCATATGTTTCATCTGCCAAATGGCAACATGGATAAACTCTGTTTATCTTAAAGATTGTCTCCTCCTGTATATGCCTCTGTGTACCAAGTACACTATGCTTTATTCTCATGTGTGAAGTCCTACTCACTGTGCCACTACAGCAAAGAAGTATAGCAGGGCCTTCTTAGTTGTGTCCCCTTACTCTTATGGGATGCCCTTCCCAAGGAAGCCTGCGTGGCCCCATCACTGAGTGCCCTCAGTTCTCAAAATGGTCTGTGGCTTCTATGATTTTTATATTTACTGTCTCTCTGCAGCAACCATAGGAGTTATTTCCCCTTTTAATTGACCTCAGCTTGATTTTTGTTGGTGGAGCTATTCTAcatattctgttttgctactttTAGCCTTCTGATTTCTCTTTGGACATTTACTGTTTCAATGGTTGCTTGTTAGCTATTTCCCTGAAGATCAAAAGGGATATAcattttttctaaataaatattttgccaATCTGTGTCAGTTTTACATTTCTGGTATTATCTTCAAGTTTTTGTCTGAACTGTTGCATTGTGCCTCCGGCCTGATGAACGGTAAAATATTCATCTGTTGTGAGTTCCAATCATATGTTCATTTAAAACTACAATGCTGAGGAATGACTCTTCCCTTCTAGCATGCTGTTTCAAACAGTTACCTTTGAAAATAAATATCATAATCACGACTCTTCTTTCTGCAGGATGTTTGATGTAGGTGGGCAGCGGTCTGAGCGCAAAAAGTGGATCCACTGCTTTGAAGGGGTGACCTGTATCATCTTCTGTGGAGCTCTCAGTGCTTATGACATGGTGCTGGTAGAAGATGATGAAGTGGTATGTTTTCTAGCTCAAACTCTTATGAGATTAATTATCACTCCACAAACATGCCTGCATCCGCTTTGAAATCCAGCAACCACCACAACAGCTCCCCTGTCCCACAGAATAAAAAATAACGCCAGGATCTTACCCTTACTTACATAAAGAGCCTGCCAAAAGTTGTTTTTGAGTAGAGCAGGGAGGAAAATTAGAGCCTTGGGGGAACTAGTAGTTTGTTTCCAAATTGTGCTGCTCTGATGCAAATCCAGGAAGCATTGGCTTAACCCCTGCCTGAAAATAAATATGTCTCTGTGAGCATACATCCTAGAACCAGTTGATTCCAATCCTTCCTGTGCACTTTAAGGATTGGTAAAAGCCTCCAATTTACATCAATGTTGACATCAAAGGCAGGGCAGGCTTTTCAAGGCACAGGAAGGGTAAGAATTTTACCCCTAGTTTTACTAAGAATTCCTCCTGAAAACCCCAACGATTCTGAAAGGAGAAGTATACATCACAAACACTTCCCTATTGCTGCAAGACCTATAGGTCAAATGCTGTTGAACTGTATTTCTCTGAATCCTTCTAAGGGAAAAGGAAATTCTATTACTTTCGCCAGTAGAACTGGGCTGCTGGAAATCTTACCAAAAGGAAGACATAGAAGTTGTGCCAAAAAAAGTGCATCAGCTATACagccctcccccctgcccccagttGATCATAGGCTTTCCATCAAGACTAACTAAAATAAGATAAGGAAGCAATAGATGATTTACCCCACCATAAGCAAATTTAGTCGccaagcacaaaaggaaaaaagcagcATGTCTGCAGCAACTGTCCACTGAAAGGAGGGAATCCAAGCTTGTTTTGCAGCCTGTTCCATACTCTGTAATTAAAAGGATCAAAACCTTATAGATGCAGTGCTTTCTAACTTATTTATATCgctgagagaaaaaaacaacacaggagtTAGAACTTTGGCTAAGAAGAGTAGGCCAATACTGGTAAGACAGTAGATTAATGCCACAGCAACAGCAGTATTTTATAATGTGGGTGTGTTTTTAAACCCCAAAGCCCGAGGGCATTTAGGAAAAATCCATCTATTACAATTAGATTAACCAAGAGAGGCAAGTACATAGATGCATCAACCACTGAGCCAAACAGCTCCAGTATAGACTTGCTCcaatttcagtttaagaacaagaacaaacctgTGCAGAAAATGCCATGACACATGTACAAACGTTGCTACTTTTGCTTGGTCACCTCCCATTTGACTTCACAATAAATGGACGTTTTAAAATTCTGTCTTTCAACATTGTTCTACGCAACTTTTACATTTAGAGTTGCATCCCAAGCTGCAGGAATGGAATGGATTATCTGATCAGACCACAGGACTTCTCCTTCCCCTGTAGCTCCCTGCTCATCCTCAGGGCACACAGGGGGCTATAAGGGGAATGTTTTGGAAGTAATTGAGAAGCATTTGGGGGTAATGGTCAAGTATTGTGTCTAGAAGCATATCCTACGGACAGAAAGAACAGATGTTTTACACAAAGTCTTTGAGCTTGCTTGAACTGTGTGGTCTTCCCCTCTAGAACCGCATGCACGAATCCTTGCATCTGTTCAACAGTATATGCAATCACAAGTTCTTTGCTGCCACCTCCATTATTCTCTTCCTGAACAAGAAGGACCTCTTTGAGGAAAAGATCAAGAAAGTACATCTCAGCATTTGTTTCCCAGATTATGATGGTGAGTTGGTTGACCGTTTCCTCCTTACAGTAGCCAGTCATCAAGAGCCAAGAACTGCTTCACATATGATGTAGAAACACACACTAAACATGGGTGACACATCATGTGCCATCTCTGACCCACTTCCTCCTCTGCTATAGGAAAGGAGGACTCAACAAGCATCCCCTCCTCTGGCAGGAGACTGCATTCGATCAAAAGCCCTTCTCTGAATGAGGAACTCTCCAATAAGCTATGCCTCTTTCAGCAACATTTATAGCCTCTTCCTTGTTTCTCTTACGCACACAGGTCCCAATACCTTTGAAGATGCAGGCAACTACATCAAGCTTCAGTTCCTCGATCTGAACATGAGAAAAGATGTGAAAGAAATTTACAGTCACATGACTTGTGCCACAGACACGCAGAACGTCAAATTTGTATTTGACGCAGTCACGGATGTCATCATCAAAGAGAACCTCAAGGACTGTGGCCTCTTCTAAGACTCCAGCTTTTTAAGAAGGTAATTTCCATTCTAAGGAACATAATCAACAATAGTAGTCCTCCTATGGAAGAGACTGGTGAATGGGTATCTTTAGCACTCACTTAATTCACAGAGCTGCTCCTGTAAATTTAAAACCACACTTAACCTTGCATTTGAGTTAACTCCAGAAGCCCAAGCTCACCAATGTTCcttcaacaaaaaacaaaaaccacttaTTTTAGTAGTTATCCTTAGCTTCCCCAAAAGTGCAGCAAGTTTTGACTTTGATGTTAATTCATTTTTAGTAAGAATTTACTGTTCATTGCAAGAATTTGGAAAATGTTTCTGAATAGGGAGAGCTAACCATAAATTCTGAGGCAATTCCCATGCAGATGAATCAGACTGCCCCCCACTACAAAGTGTAGCAACTACATCCGAGTATTTATAATGTACATCAGCCTAAATGAGAAATAAAATCATTAGCAACCTGACATTATAATTTGTCTCATGTGTTTATGTATTTGTGTAGAAGTCTTTTGTGGTGTTGCAGGATCTAAATGTCATGTTACGTTGTATCTAATTTCTCTAAATGCTCTCTCGCCTTCTTCGTCAATTAGGAAAAAGGACTTGCAGTTAGCTTCACTGTTCTGCTTGAGCAGAGCCAACGGAGTAAATAAAAGCCACTCAGAGTCCACATTTTTCTATAACCTACCCATGGCACAAACTGTATACTTCCAAGAACATGCCACCAAAAGGGCATGAAGGAACAAAAGCTAAGAGCCTCCCATCTCTAAGCCATTTTCTTTGGTAGTTTTCCTCCTTTCTGAAATTCTCGGCAATCTGTAAACCCTGATGACAACTTGAAAGAGAGCCAACGCAATCTTGTCTGCAAACAATGAATCATGCGATACACTGGACGTTTGTGTGTGCATACAACTGAGATCTTTAAAAAGCTTCAACCTTCTGTGGGAACGACACAATCAGTGCTTTTGTGGATTCTTCAGCAGAACTTCCTTATCTATAAATGGTCTGGTGATTCTCAATGAAAATCCTAAAGGGTTGAATGTGCAAGTCCAACAATTTCTAGATTACACATGAAATCTAATTATCAGTGTGCAAATTAACCAGGAAAGTTAAGTAACATTTTTCAAACCTTCCAAGTAGATCAGTTTCAGATCTTTGGAACTGGTGCAATTTGTCCCTACAGCCTTAAGTAaataattcattttctttctagtaTCCAGCTTTCCCCATATTAGAAGGCCTGGTGAACTTAAGACTGATTTTCTTTCTCTATACCAACTCACCCCACTGAGTACAGCAGTACTGATCCCAACCCATTGCTTTACCGCTTGCTGTGAGACAATTGCTCTTGCTGTCTCTCTGGTCCCCGATGGAAAGAGGTCACAGCAATGTGTACAAGCAACCTATTGACATCACAGAGTCAGAAAACTTCTCCACAACATAggaaatagaaagaaaacatacaaacTGGAAATTGTGACGTCAGGATTTTCACTCTGCTATTTAGCACTGTATCGTTCTTGATCATTTGTAAATAAGTCGTATGTTACTGTAGATAGGATTCTCTTTGTTATCAATATTTACTTCAGAGAATGGCTTAGGCAGCTACAACTGAATGTAGAACATTCGAAAATAAAGAAACGTGCATTAAAAATGTGGATACAGTGTTACCTATTTTGAAAAGTAACAAATTCCTCTACAggttttatttgtgttttcaaAAGCCACCCAATACTTTTTCAAACATTCTACCAGGCCAAATATTATAAGGATTATATGTTTAGGTGGTTTAATATTGTACCTGGAAGACATGGATTCAAATTTCACCTGAGACAGAGACTCACATACCCAAAGGCCACCTTCAGAAATAATGCAAAGTGTTCACACTTCATTTGTCTCCTTGCCAAGAGCGGAAACAAATCACAAAGTAGCTAGTGCCTAAACCTGGGAGAAGTAAAGTGTGTAGAATAGCACACAATGCATCCACAGGATGATTCGTTTAACCATAGTTAGTGGCTTAGCACAGGGGCTGGCAAAgattttgtggcttgggccagttcacggtcCCACAGACGCCACGGTGGGTCAGAGtgcatgcacatgcatgcacaaacactatttccggtgctccttctGATGTggaggaggcgtgcgcagcttcccattggctgcaggagcttcagcttcccattggttgcagaaGGCGGTCCTCGCTCTGctctgcgccggtttagcacGGCGCATGGGAGCTGACCGAGCGGgcagcgggggtccatgggccggttaaacgacccccatgccgcttgtggcccatggaccttaggttgccgacccctggcttagcattacatccagACATGGCCAGTGAGTGAAAAACCAAAGGATGTCTTGCACATGCACATTTATCAAACAGCAAACCTCAAGTCAGGAGGTACATTCAATCTCAAGCAGTTCTTTCCAGTTGAAGTGTTTTACCCATTTAGTTTGCAATTCATCTCTGCAGGTGAAATATGCATGTATGAAATCGGCCCTCACAGAATGGCCTTGGGCAAGTGACATCGACTCTGTTTCCATTTGGGAAAAGTGAATAGAGTTGATGCAAG
The Podarcis raffonei isolate rPodRaf1 chromosome 6, rPodRaf1.pri, whole genome shotgun sequence DNA segment above includes these coding regions:
- the GNAT2 gene encoding guanine nucleotide-binding protein G(t) subunit alpha-2 isoform X1 translates to MGSGASAEDKELAKRSKELEKKLQEDADKEAKTVKLLLLGAGESGKSTIVKQMKIIHQDGYTEEECLEFKAVIYGNILQSILAIIRAMTTLGIDYADSSRADEGRQLFNLADSIEEGTMPPELVDCIIKLWKDAGVQACFERAAEYQLNDSAAYYLNQLDRICAPGYLPNEQDVLRSRVKTTGIIETKFGVKDLNFRMFDVGGQRSERKKWIHCFEGVTCIIFCGALSAYDMVLVEDDEVNRMHESLHLFNSICNHKFFAATSIILFLNKKDLFEEKIKKVHLSICFPDYDGPNTFEDAGNYIKLQFLDLNMRKDVKEIYSHMTCATDTQNVKFVFDAVTDVIIKENLKDCGLF
- the GNAT2 gene encoding guanine nucleotide-binding protein G(t) subunit alpha-2 isoform X2, with the translated sequence MKIIHQDGYTEEECLEFKAVIYGNILQSILAIIRAMTTLGIDYADSSRADEGRQLFNLADSIEEGTMPPELVDCIIKLWKDAGVQACFERAAEYQLNDSAAYYLNQLDRICAPGYLPNEQDVLRSRVKTTGIIETKFGVKDLNFRMFDVGGQRSERKKWIHCFEGVTCIIFCGALSAYDMVLVEDDEVNRMHESLHLFNSICNHKFFAATSIILFLNKKDLFEEKIKKVHLSICFPDYDGPNTFEDAGNYIKLQFLDLNMRKDVKEIYSHMTCATDTQNVKFVFDAVTDVIIKENLKDCGLF